Proteins encoded within one genomic window of Rhizobium favelukesii:
- a CDS encoding SDR family NAD(P)-dependent oxidoreductase, with the protein MQKNAPDFSLEGKVTLVTGASRGIGRACALACAAAGSDIVLGVRDVAASAGLVAELEGAGRKVLPVELDIPNKAHIAQAVDAALTTFGRIDVLVNNVGVAPGNLAELVEEKDLDEILDVNIKGTFLMTQAVGRHMIKRNGGRIINISSQAGTVALRGEAIYCMSKAAINHLTRCLAAEWARYNVTVNTVSPTFIHTDGTAPFLSDADNRKATLGHIPLGRIGETDDVVGAVVFLASPAASLITGANLLVDGGWSVA; encoded by the coding sequence ATGCAGAAGAATGCGCCGGACTTCAGCCTTGAGGGCAAGGTGACTTTGGTGACGGGAGCAAGCCGTGGCATCGGTCGAGCTTGCGCACTTGCCTGTGCCGCAGCAGGCTCCGATATTGTTTTGGGGGTCCGCGATGTCGCAGCGTCGGCGGGCCTGGTTGCCGAACTCGAAGGCGCGGGACGAAAAGTTCTCCCTGTTGAACTGGACATTCCCAATAAGGCCCATATCGCACAAGCCGTCGATGCGGCGCTTACTACGTTCGGTCGGATCGACGTCCTCGTCAACAACGTCGGCGTGGCTCCGGGCAATCTCGCAGAACTCGTTGAGGAGAAGGACCTTGACGAGATTCTCGATGTCAACATCAAGGGCACCTTTCTGATGACGCAGGCAGTAGGCCGTCACATGATCAAGCGCAATGGGGGCCGGATCATCAACATCAGCTCACAGGCCGGTACCGTGGCACTGCGCGGCGAGGCAATCTATTGCATGAGCAAGGCGGCAATTAATCATCTCACGCGCTGCCTTGCAGCCGAATGGGCACGCTATAATGTTACCGTAAATACCGTATCGCCGACGTTCATTCACACCGATGGTACAGCACCTTTTCTATCCGATGCCGACAATCGCAAAGCGACGCTCGGTCACATTCCACTCGGCCGGATCGGTGAAACCGATGATGTGGTGGGCGCCGTAGTCTTCCTTGCATCACCGGCTGCGAGCCTAATCACCGGCGCGAACCTGCTGGTGGACGGTGGATGGTCCGTCGCCTGA
- a CDS encoding YciI family protein, with translation MRVDDLWSGGDRFTEELVKAGVFIAAAGLQNSAQAKRIILDGPGHTVIDGPFAETRELVAGFSIWEVRDMDEAMAWAKRAPKFMSGKSEMEIRPFYEAADLAEFLTPEKLSTPREGERGKLGVA, from the coding sequence CTGAGGGTCGACGACCTATGGTCCGGAGGGGATCGGTTCACCGAGGAGCTGGTCAAGGCCGGCGTCTTCATTGCTGCCGCCGGCCTCCAGAATAGCGCTCAAGCCAAACGCATCATTCTCGATGGTCCGGGCCACACGGTCATCGATGGGCCGTTCGCCGAGACCCGCGAGCTGGTCGCCGGTTTCTCGATCTGGGAGGTCAGGGACATGGACGAGGCCATGGCTTGGGCGAAGCGCGCCCCCAAATTCATGTCGGGTAAGAGTGAGATGGAGATCCGCCCGTTCTACGAGGCGGCGGATCTGGCCGAGTTTCTGACACCCGAGAAACTCTCGACACCTCGTGAAGGGGAGCGCGGGAAGCTCGGCGTTGCCTGA
- a CDS encoding IS701 family transposase, giving the protein MSEQHDCSREPGDAVPHILRKWLSPFRFWFTAPSWEHLLVLVMGALLSPGKRTVTACLRITGRAEVSNFAAYHQLLNRARWNPRTLAARLLSIIVARLVPEGPVVIGMDDTIERRWGQRIAARGIYRDPVRSSHGHFVKASGLRWLSFMVLSPVPWAKCIKALPVLTILCPSERHDQKKGRKHKLLTDWARQGVLQLCRWLPGREIIFVGDSSFAVHTLAAALPDTATLITRLRLDASLFAPPDQRHEHTLGRPAQKGRPLPKLKTLLKDAKTEWQRIVASSWYGKQTDKTLDVTSGTGLWYRRGTPPRPIRWVLVRDPSGRREPQAFMSTNVNLEPAQIIAYFVRRWQIEVTFAETRAHLGVETQRQWNDKAIMRTTPSLLALYSLVTLWACDLLGHGVLPYAAAWYKKTEFTFSDAIGAVRMILWDQDIYRQHPPDPDIPETQPSRLKRMTQALCFAA; this is encoded by the coding sequence ATGAGCGAACAACATGATTGTAGCCGTGAGCCGGGAGACGCGGTCCCCCACATCCTTCGCAAATGGCTGTCGCCGTTTCGTTTCTGGTTTACCGCGCCAAGCTGGGAGCATCTGCTGGTCCTGGTGATGGGTGCGCTCCTTTCGCCTGGCAAGCGAACGGTGACGGCCTGCCTGCGCATCACCGGACGCGCGGAGGTAAGTAATTTTGCCGCCTATCATCAACTCCTCAACCGAGCCCGCTGGAACCCTCGCACGTTGGCGGCCCGTCTGCTGTCCATCATTGTTGCCCGGCTCGTGCCCGAGGGCCCTGTCGTGATTGGCATGGATGATACAATCGAACGGCGTTGGGGCCAACGCATCGCCGCGCGTGGAATTTATCGTGACCCGGTGCGCTCCAGCCATGGCCACTTTGTCAAAGCCAGCGGCTTGAGATGGTTGAGCTTCATGGTTCTTTCACCTGTCCCATGGGCAAAATGTATTAAAGCCCTGCCGGTGCTGACGATCCTGTGTCCCTCTGAGCGCCATGATCAGAAGAAGGGCCGAAAGCACAAGCTGCTGACTGATTGGGCAAGGCAAGGCGTCTTGCAGCTTTGCCGCTGGCTGCCGGGCCGCGAAATCATCTTTGTCGGCGATAGCAGCTTTGCCGTTCATACACTGGCTGCGGCTCTTCCCGACACGGCCACTCTCATCACGCGGTTGCGTCTGGATGCCAGTCTCTTTGCTCCACCAGATCAACGGCACGAACATACGCTCGGGCGACCGGCGCAAAAAGGCAGGCCATTGCCGAAACTGAAAACGCTCCTCAAAGACGCAAAGACCGAGTGGCAGCGCATCGTCGCATCGTCCTGGTACGGCAAGCAAACCGACAAAACCCTTGATGTCACATCAGGAACCGGCCTCTGGTATCGGCGTGGAACGCCCCCAAGACCAATTCGCTGGGTTCTCGTTCGCGATCCATCAGGCCGTCGTGAACCCCAGGCGTTCATGAGCACCAACGTCAACCTTGAGCCCGCTCAGATCATTGCCTATTTCGTTCGGCGCTGGCAGATCGAGGTCACCTTCGCCGAAACGCGAGCGCATCTTGGCGTGGAAACCCAACGGCAGTGGAACGACAAAGCCATCATGCGCACGACCCCGTCGCTGCTGGCGCTCTACAGCCTCGTCACACTCTGGGCATGCGATCTGCTCGGTCATGGCGTCCTTCCCTATGCCGCCGCCTGGTACAAGAAAACAGAGTTCACCTTCTCCGATGCCATCGGTGCGGTTCGCATGATCCTGTGGGATCAGGATATTTATCGACAGCACCCGCCAGACCCGGACATTCCTGAAACTCAACCAAGCCGCCTCAAGCGGATGACACAAGCACTTTGCTTCGCTGCATAA
- a CDS encoding dihydrofolate reductase family protein, whose amino-acid sequence MAKLVFGMMQSLDGYVDMEFAPSPALFRHFIEEVRGLTGCVYGRRMYEIMRYWDEDRPDWVGQERDFAAAWRSQPKWVVSPTLKSAGPNATLVEDELEPAVRGLKARLGGEIEVAGPDLARSLTDLGLIDEDRLYLCPVVVGRGKPFFAGPREPLRLAASDRIAEDVIRLTYVPA is encoded by the coding sequence ATGGCCAAGCTCGTCTTCGGAATGATGCAGTCGTTAGACGGCTACGTCGATATGGAGTTTGCGCCAAGCCCCGCTCTCTTCCGTCACTTCATCGAGGAAGTGCGCGGCCTGACCGGCTGCGTGTACGGTCGCCGCATGTATGAGATCATGCGTTATTGGGACGAAGATCGCCCTGATTGGGTTGGGCAGGAACGCGACTTCGCGGCGGCGTGGCGAAGCCAACCGAAGTGGGTCGTGTCGCCCACGTTGAAGTCGGCCGGCCCCAACGCCACGCTCGTCGAGGACGAGCTTGAGCCGGCAGTGCGCGGACTGAAGGCTCGGCTGGGTGGGGAGATTGAAGTTGCCGGACCAGACCTGGCGCGAAGCCTTACCGATCTTGGTCTCATTGATGAGGATCGACTCTACCTCTGCCCCGTCGTGGTGGGTCGCGGTAAACCTTTCTTCGCCGGCCCGCGCGAGCCGCTCCGCCTAGCGGCCAGCGATCGGATTGCCGAGGACGTCATCAGGTTGACGTACGTTCCTGCCTGA